In Thauera sp. JM12B12, one DNA window encodes the following:
- a CDS encoding DUF4407 domain-containing protein yields MSTDSKQYSGIERVRYALARFMAVCPHEWELIQTAPRLASEIVFHALAIIYCALFFAWAVFNIALGAFGYPLFAAALFGVTAGTALATIDRHVRIQTRGAPNVSRLGSYVVRIGSLFIVAISAFLMSMNTFHDDIDRVLARQSQAQRAQIEQDAQFRPELEAARQAVSRTAAAAARADQLQAAIAQMVAEQAQEWANERNECEGNVTGNVARVRGCGTKAGGHRVNAERLGRQIDAARQELAQLGDVETRSADARARLSAINTRIDAEVRRIIGGHFKRVEALLQMTFSEPAAQLTVGFWLLVGMLPEMMMWIALNRSANDETFALVRRVQDRALAAQMARYAEQIRDQIAEELEPLEVRLAPLPGVGTRSTLEPAPASNESVSQEELAS; encoded by the coding sequence ATGAGCACCGACAGCAAACAGTACAGCGGCATCGAACGCGTCCGCTACGCGCTGGCCAGGTTCATGGCCGTCTGCCCGCACGAGTGGGAACTCATCCAGACCGCCCCCAGGCTCGCCTCCGAGATCGTCTTCCACGCCCTGGCCATCATCTACTGCGCCCTCTTCTTCGCCTGGGCCGTCTTCAACATCGCACTGGGCGCGTTCGGCTATCCCCTGTTCGCGGCCGCCCTGTTCGGCGTCACCGCTGGCACGGCCCTGGCCACCATCGACCGGCACGTGCGCATCCAGACCCGGGGCGCCCCCAACGTCTCGCGCCTGGGCTCCTACGTCGTGCGCATCGGCTCGCTCTTCATCGTCGCCATCAGTGCGTTCCTGATGAGCATGAACACGTTCCACGACGACATCGACCGCGTGCTGGCCAGACAGTCCCAAGCGCAGCGTGCCCAGATCGAGCAGGACGCGCAGTTCCGTCCCGAGCTCGAGGCCGCCCGCCAGGCGGTCAGCCGCACTGCCGCTGCCGCCGCTCGCGCCGATCAGTTGCAGGCCGCGATCGCCCAGATGGTCGCCGAACAAGCGCAGGAGTGGGCCAACGAGCGCAACGAGTGCGAAGGCAACGTCACCGGAAATGTTGCCCGTGTACGCGGCTGCGGGACCAAGGCCGGCGGTCACCGGGTCAACGCCGAGCGCCTCGGGCGCCAGATCGATGCGGCCCGCCAAGAGCTCGCGCAGCTCGGTGACGTCGAGACCCGCAGCGCCGACGCCCGCGCCCGCCTGAGCGCGATCAACACCCGGATCGACGCCGAGGTCCGCCGCATCATCGGCGGACACTTCAAGCGCGTGGAGGCCCTGCTGCAGATGACCTTCTCCGAACCGGCCGCACAACTCACCGTCGGGTTCTGGCTGCTCGTCGGCATGCTCCCCGAAATGATGATGTGGATCGCACTGAACCGCTCGGCAAACGACGAAACCTTCGCTCTCGTACGTCGCGTCCAGGACCGCGCACTCGCCGCCCAAATGGCGCGATACGCGGAGCAGATCCGCGACCAGATCGCCGAAGAACTCGAGCCGCTCGAGGTCCGTCTGGCCCCGTTGCCGGGCGTCGGCACGCGCTCGACACTCGAACCGGCCCCGGCGAGCAACGAATCCGTCTCCCAGGAAGAGCTCGCTTCTTGA
- a CDS encoding NucA/NucB deoxyribonuclease domain-containing protein yields MRTTKRLLTGVITFLTATTMLVGTPGEAWGGSIASAAARAAARQMARQTPKPTDVLIRRSKHPAAAAHIEHAQRMGQPTILTIDRAHAQQQRAQSLKHIPRKPETAKGMDRDEYPFAMTREGGANANVRYIDAGDNRGAGKSLGHQTRDLPEGARIRVLIGD; encoded by the coding sequence ATGAGAACTACCAAGCGTTTGCTCACGGGTGTAATCACCTTCCTGACCGCAACGACGATGCTGGTGGGGACGCCCGGTGAGGCCTGGGGCGGCTCCATCGCTTCAGCGGCCGCACGAGCGGCTGCCAGGCAGATGGCCCGTCAAACGCCGAAACCCACCGATGTCCTGATCAGGCGAAGCAAGCATCCGGCCGCCGCCGCGCACATTGAGCATGCGCAGCGGATGGGACAGCCCACCATCCTGACGATCGATCGTGCGCATGCCCAGCAACAGCGGGCGCAGTCGCTCAAGCACATTCCGCGCAAGCCGGAGACCGCCAAGGGCATGGACCGAGACGAATACCCCTTCGCGATGACCCGCGAGGGCGGCGCCAACGCCAACGTCCGTTACATCGACGCAGGGGACAACCGTGGTGCGGGCAAGAGCCTCGGGCACCAGACCCGCGATCTCCCCGAAGGCGCACGCATCCGCGTCCTCATCGGCGATTAA
- a CDS encoding 4Fe-4S cluster-binding domain-containing protein, translating into MLINISQLTFGLARGVLGATPHRMGVWVQGCSLPKCPGCASMHTWPREGGTRIRIASLMELAHRQPKTPSGLTISGGEPTDQADAVTALAEAFRSEFPEAEIVLYSGLNWPTLAARHPQLIAALDVAITGPFRQELESTPLSGSRNQDVVLLSNLARDLYQGWEQWPQGVIQIGSGPEGAIITVGVPDTTRMRRAARQSGFEQWSWHTRKSRTND; encoded by the coding sequence ATGCTCATCAACATCAGCCAGCTGACATTCGGGCTTGCCCGTGGCGTCCTGGGGGCGACTCCGCACCGAATGGGGGTCTGGGTGCAGGGCTGCTCCCTTCCAAAGTGCCCCGGCTGTGCATCCATGCACACCTGGCCGAGGGAAGGCGGCACGCGGATCCGTATTGCGAGCTTGATGGAGCTTGCACATAGGCAGCCAAAAACCCCCTCCGGCCTCACCATCAGCGGCGGAGAACCGACCGACCAGGCCGATGCGGTGACAGCCTTGGCCGAAGCATTCCGGAGTGAGTTTCCTGAAGCCGAGATCGTGCTCTACTCAGGACTGAACTGGCCGACCCTGGCTGCGCGTCATCCGCAGCTCATTGCTGCACTCGACGTTGCTATCACCGGTCCCTTCAGGCAGGAACTCGAGTCGACCCCGCTAAGCGGTTCGCGAAATCAAGACGTCGTGCTACTGAGCAATCTGGCCCGTGATCTCTATCAGGGCTGGGAGCAATGGCCCCAAGGGGTAATCCAGATTGGCTCGGGGCCGGAAGGCGCGATCATCACCGTCGGGGTGCCGGACACAACCCGAATGCGGCGCGCAGCGCGACAATCGGGTTTCGAGCAATGGTCTTGGCACACGAGAAAATCCCGGACGAACGACTGA
- a CDS encoding DUF4407 domain-containing protein: MSTDSKQYSGIERVRYALARFMAVCPHEWELIQTAPRLASEIVFHALAIIYCALFFAWAVFNIALGAFGYPLFAAALFGVTAGTALATIDRHVRIQTRGAPNVSRLGSYVVRIGSLFIVAISAFLMSMNTFHDDIDRVLARQSQAQRAQIEQDAQFRPELEAARQAVSRTAAAAARADQLQAAIAQMVAEQAQEWANERNECEGNVTGNVARVRGCGTKAGGHRVNAERLGRQIDAARQELAQLGDVETRSADARARLSAINTRIDAEVRRIIGGHFKRVEALLQMTFSEPAAQLTVGFWLLVGMLPEMMMWIALNRSANDETFALVRRVQDRALAAQMARYSEQLRDVSAEGLKPLEVRLAAVPAPRTRDTARVSNEQPSQKELAS; this comes from the coding sequence ATGAGCACCGACAGCAAACAGTACAGCGGCATCGAACGCGTCCGCTACGCGCTGGCCAGGTTCATGGCCGTCTGCCCGCACGAGTGGGAACTCATCCAGACCGCCCCCAGGCTCGCCTCCGAGATCGTCTTCCACGCCCTGGCCATCATCTACTGCGCCCTCTTCTTCGCCTGGGCCGTCTTCAACATCGCACTGGGCGCGTTCGGCTATCCCCTGTTCGCGGCCGCCCTGTTCGGCGTCACCGCTGGCACGGCCCTGGCCACCATCGACCGGCACGTGCGCATCCAGACCCGGGGCGCCCCCAACGTCTCGCGCCTGGGCTCCTACGTCGTGCGCATCGGCTCGCTCTTCATCGTCGCCATCAGTGCGTTCCTGATGAGCATGAACACGTTCCACGACGACATCGACCGCGTGCTGGCCAGACAGTCCCAAGCGCAGCGTGCCCAGATCGAGCAGGACGCGCAGTTCCGTCCCGAGCTCGAGGCCGCCCGCCAGGCGGTCAGCCGCACTGCCGCTGCCGCCGCTCGCGCCGATCAGTTGCAGGCCGCGATCGCCCAGATGGTCGCCGAACAAGCGCAGGAGTGGGCCAACGAGCGCAACGAGTGCGAAGGCAACGTCACCGGAAATGTTGCCCGTGTACGCGGCTGCGGGACCAAGGCCGGCGGTCACCGGGTCAACGCCGAGCGCCTCGGGCGCCAGATCGATGCGGCCCGCCAAGAGCTCGCGCAGCTCGGTGACGTCGAGACCCGCAGCGCCGACGCCCGCGCCCGCCTGAGCGCGATCAACACCCGGATCGACGCCGAGGTCCGCCGCATCATCGGCGGACACTTCAAGCGCGTGGAGGCCCTGCTGCAGATGACCTTCTCCGAACCGGCCGCACAACTCACCGTCGGGTTCTGGCTGCTCGTCGGCATGCTCCCCGAAATGATGATGTGGATCGCACTGAACCGCTCGGCAAACGACGAAACCTTCGCTCTCGTACGTCGCGTCCAGGACCGCGCACTCGCCGCCCAAATGGCGCGATACAGTGAACAACTGCGCGATGTGAGTGCTGAGGGGCTGAAACCGCTCGAGGTCCGCCTTGCCGCCGTGCCCGCACCTCGCACTCGCGACACCGCACGCGTCAGCAACGAACAACCGTCGCAGAAGGAGCTTGCTTCGTGA
- a CDS encoding AAA family ATPase, producing MAAQFDDALGQNITLAAHVSSTIAVAGRRQFDRFLVPAPGDGLRLQGFERICHESIQAKATWLFDPCSGEISLEHGPDELLEETSLPRRIGTPSPIKFDEALSAFSKLGALGGETRFALVINAALLFEDPSNPREADFQSLQAIERFSRVAKRSTILFLRTSQTTAIPHAILASPSVRTLHIPAASRDVRYRYVELRGRLLAKQCGADISAVAETLGNSTEDWTLDQVDALLHTAIRQGIARLHDLEELGRAVRIGASFSPWAGDRIRHSIASAQEVLDRRVAGQPAAVNAVVSALRKAITGLAAAHQSEGSEGPRAVLFFAGPTGTGKTEMAKAISQIVFGQEQLLRFDCGELRQEHAVARLIGAPPGYVGFERGGELTEGIRAKPNSVVLFDEIEKAHRRLLDTLLGVLDDGRLTSGQGETAYFGQAILIFTSNLGMYEEIQDQGGRPSRRARFGYETPFAEIQQKVRDAIRDEFVTGLGRPELLGRFGGAESIVVFDYLRDLHRVCQKFIINVSRACRRLHGIDLRVDNSVIELVVQRTLSHPDALLLGGRGLKPELDRLLTDPLSDYLFQQPAGDVERTVQATIDGDAIRFTAPG from the coding sequence ATGGCCGCACAATTCGATGACGCACTTGGGCAGAACATCACTCTGGCAGCACACGTTTCAAGCACCATCGCAGTGGCGGGGCGTCGCCAATTCGACCGTTTTCTGGTACCCGCCCCAGGGGATGGTCTGCGCCTGCAGGGCTTCGAGCGCATATGCCACGAATCGATACAGGCCAAGGCAACGTGGCTCTTCGACCCTTGCAGCGGCGAGATATCCCTAGAGCACGGCCCTGACGAGCTGCTGGAGGAAACGAGCCTGCCCAGACGCATTGGCACTCCGTCGCCAATCAAGTTCGACGAAGCTCTCAGCGCGTTTTCCAAGCTTGGGGCACTGGGTGGTGAAACGAGGTTCGCCCTCGTCATCAATGCAGCCCTCCTCTTCGAAGACCCATCGAATCCACGGGAAGCCGACTTTCAGAGTCTCCAGGCGATCGAGCGCTTTTCCCGCGTTGCTAAACGATCGACGATCCTTTTCCTGCGCACCAGCCAAACTACTGCCATCCCGCATGCGATCCTGGCATCCCCTTCGGTTCGGACCCTTCATATTCCTGCTGCCTCACGCGATGTCCGTTATCGCTATGTGGAGCTACGCGGCAGATTGCTCGCGAAACAGTGCGGAGCGGATATCTCGGCAGTAGCGGAAACACTTGGCAACTCAACGGAGGACTGGACGCTCGACCAGGTCGATGCACTTCTGCATACAGCGATACGCCAAGGGATTGCACGCCTGCACGATCTGGAGGAACTCGGCAGGGCGGTTCGGATCGGTGCGAGCTTCAGCCCTTGGGCTGGTGACAGAATTCGCCATTCGATCGCCTCGGCCCAAGAGGTGCTTGACCGTCGGGTGGCAGGCCAGCCGGCCGCCGTAAATGCAGTTGTGTCGGCCCTGCGCAAGGCGATTACCGGCCTCGCTGCAGCTCACCAGAGTGAAGGATCCGAGGGACCGAGAGCGGTCCTGTTTTTCGCTGGACCGACCGGAACGGGCAAAACAGAGATGGCGAAGGCCATCAGCCAGATCGTATTCGGGCAAGAGCAACTGCTGCGCTTCGACTGTGGTGAGCTCCGTCAAGAACATGCAGTGGCGCGCCTGATCGGTGCCCCGCCGGGCTATGTCGGCTTCGAGCGTGGCGGGGAGCTGACCGAGGGCATCCGTGCAAAACCGAACAGCGTCGTCCTGTTCGACGAAATCGAGAAGGCGCACCGGCGCCTCCTCGATACCCTGCTAGGTGTGCTGGATGACGGTCGTCTGACATCCGGCCAAGGTGAGACCGCCTACTTCGGTCAGGCGATCCTGATCTTCACGTCGAACCTCGGCATGTATGAAGAGATTCAGGATCAGGGCGGGCGGCCCAGTCGGCGAGCCCGGTTCGGCTACGAGACGCCGTTTGCGGAGATTCAGCAGAAAGTGCGGGACGCGATCAGAGACGAGTTCGTTACCGGCCTTGGGCGCCCGGAGTTGCTCGGCCGCTTCGGCGGTGCCGAATCGATCGTTGTGTTCGACTACCTGCGCGACTTGCACAGGGTTTGCCAGAAATTCATTATCAATGTCAGCCGCGCCTGCCGTAGGCTGCACGGGATTGATCTGAGGGTCGACAATTCCGTGATCGAGCTCGTCGTCCAACGGACTCTTTCCCACCCCGATGCATTGCTACTCGGCGGAAGAGGCCTCAAGCCTGAGCTGGACCGATTGTTGACCGACCCGCTGTCGGACTATCTTTTTCAACAACCTGCGGGCGACGTTGAGCGAACGGTCCAGGCCACTATCGACGGGGACGCGATCCGTTTCACTGCGCCCGGCTGA
- the csx16 gene encoding CRISPR-associated protein Csx16, whose amino-acid sequence MTTWFVTRHTGAIEWARRKGLEIDRQVDHLDPDAVAAGDTVIGILPVNLVARVCERKACYLNLSLDLPAEARGRELSADELEAYKARLEAYFVEARPHRLPGEHEGPDCE is encoded by the coding sequence ATGACCACCTGGTTCGTCACTCGCCACACCGGGGCCATCGAGTGGGCCCGGCGCAAAGGCCTGGAGATCGATCGACAGGTCGATCATCTCGATCCGGACGCCGTCGCAGCGGGAGATACGGTCATCGGCATCCTGCCGGTCAACCTGGTCGCCCGCGTCTGCGAGCGAAAGGCTTGCTACCTGAATCTGTCGCTGGACCTGCCTGCAGAGGCGCGTGGGCGAGAGCTCTCAGCCGACGAACTCGAGGCCTACAAGGCTCGCCTCGAGGCCTACTTCGTCGAAGCAAGGCCGCACCGATTGCCAGGCGAACATGAAGGGCCGGATTGCGAGTAG
- a CDS encoding DNA-directed RNA polymerase, with the protein MSSQIAREQALEQVVSRYQSIDGDLSESGSRMLTDALFREAVFGHLRGGDKQAPGELTEALRHFESRLLRLLGFAPPEAGNAPLGEHAPLIGRPTFVKTVWQKLELEEQAPLISHRARFLFYSTLHCLIEAVLPSLTSDDLHTFEPSADALAGGEPETGPETSEELEMKADVEPEREKDGIDSNAPEEEDLAIGEHSLASQQSVYHAVWETFALEFAVCSQRPEVAQRNLRVLRDTNRHHKKLWLTEELRERLQEEKGVSYDDGLQFAATVTHLVIECMDERWFTLAQMGRTRTKKILPTPALLRRVKKLSDDRLVLQRNAPLVEPPKDWGEWGIRHGAFHWRTLPFYKFHWKNLRIRDFLQAVDGDEGLNAAFAAANALQQTAWQINLRVWAVVEQFYAISGVSVIRVADAELFPRGLGTVADRVRIGTSRPSRGIDSLQDLMPEESKQEVKPSRATFSKKDWRAWLKQSFYSRSGRHVKGPGARAATRVALSTLLDAIGKRIYFAYQADSRGRLYPVSGILNPQGDDLNRALLEFADAKPLSGDGVRYLAIHGSQQIQSSTILDHFDDRTRSAPTLDQRVKWIEAHSPEILASARDPLRNPWWRAAKSPFMFLAFCFAWADYQEKGPDVPLRLPVHVDGTCNGLQHIAAITRDEELARATCVLPLDDPRDIYSEVAAEVRRRILLLPSPAIRRKNGKSQGAATDGALQFAIDFFRTRQELIDRSMAKEVVMIIPYGAGLSNYQGVIGKALVRRLARESSTDEPTPEEAFFESIPDRDQWAPVEMKFKSDAHRRRACLASWLTKVCARHVAEHFSEVLDVKFPAIHNFKRRLSTSIEPVLRQGIPVMWVAPSGLPVLQDAFKLTRHDFDVKVLDHRLRYVLRHLKDDISKHGQRTGILPNFIHSVDASHLVRTVNLARSRGVTSVSCIHDSFGTHACDMAVLSQCIRDAFVDTHPPGIDRLAAFEVWCDNLAAAAAHSDGEQRTNGSSTLAGKLLDLAQKWGSGAHEGTFAKRGSESPVGFKDDWIERVRDSEYFFT; encoded by the coding sequence ATGAGCTCACAGATCGCGCGCGAACAAGCCTTGGAGCAGGTCGTCAGCCGTTACCAGAGCATCGACGGAGACCTGAGCGAGTCGGGCTCGCGGATGCTGACCGACGCGCTCTTCCGTGAGGCCGTATTCGGTCACCTGCGAGGTGGTGACAAGCAGGCCCCCGGCGAACTCACGGAAGCGTTGAGGCACTTCGAATCGCGATTGTTGCGCCTGCTCGGCTTCGCCCCGCCGGAGGCCGGGAACGCCCCCCTCGGGGAGCATGCGCCTCTCATCGGGCGGCCAACATTCGTAAAGACGGTATGGCAGAAGTTGGAGCTTGAAGAGCAAGCACCGCTCATTAGCCATCGGGCGCGGTTCCTTTTCTATTCCACCCTCCACTGTCTGATCGAGGCCGTACTTCCCTCCCTCACAAGCGACGACCTGCATACCTTCGAGCCCTCTGCCGATGCACTTGCGGGCGGCGAACCTGAAACAGGACCAGAGACCTCCGAAGAGCTCGAAATGAAGGCGGACGTCGAGCCGGAGCGAGAGAAAGACGGCATCGATTCGAACGCCCCGGAGGAAGAGGATCTCGCGATCGGCGAACATTCGTTGGCCTCCCAACAGTCTGTCTATCACGCAGTATGGGAAACATTCGCCCTGGAGTTCGCCGTCTGCTCGCAGCGTCCCGAAGTGGCGCAGCGAAATCTTCGTGTGCTTCGCGATACCAACCGGCATCACAAAAAACTGTGGCTCACCGAGGAACTTCGAGAGCGCCTGCAGGAGGAAAAAGGCGTCAGTTACGATGACGGGCTGCAGTTTGCTGCGACCGTGACACACCTCGTCATCGAGTGCATGGACGAGCGCTGGTTCACGCTCGCCCAGATGGGGCGCACGAGAACAAAAAAGATCCTGCCCACCCCTGCCTTGCTTCGGCGGGTAAAGAAGCTGAGCGACGACCGACTCGTCCTGCAGCGTAACGCGCCCCTAGTGGAACCTCCCAAGGACTGGGGCGAGTGGGGGATACGGCACGGGGCGTTTCACTGGCGCACCCTGCCCTTCTACAAGTTTCACTGGAAGAACCTGCGGATCCGCGATTTCCTGCAAGCCGTCGACGGCGACGAGGGTTTGAACGCCGCCTTCGCGGCCGCCAACGCACTGCAGCAGACGGCATGGCAGATCAATCTGCGTGTCTGGGCTGTTGTCGAGCAATTCTATGCGATCTCGGGGGTTTCCGTGATTCGGGTCGCCGATGCTGAGCTCTTCCCCAGAGGCTTGGGAACGGTTGCCGATCGAGTACGCATCGGCACCAGCCGGCCAAGCCGAGGCATTGATTCCCTGCAGGATTTGATGCCAGAGGAGTCGAAGCAGGAAGTAAAGCCAAGCCGGGCAACGTTCAGCAAGAAGGATTGGCGGGCGTGGTTGAAGCAATCCTTCTATTCGCGCAGCGGCAGACACGTCAAGGGGCCCGGGGCGAGAGCGGCAACCAGGGTTGCCTTGAGTACCCTTCTCGATGCCATTGGAAAACGCATCTACTTCGCCTATCAAGCGGACTCGCGCGGCCGGCTGTACCCGGTTTCCGGAATACTGAATCCCCAGGGTGACGATCTGAACCGCGCCTTGCTGGAATTCGCCGACGCGAAGCCTCTATCCGGAGATGGCGTGCGCTACCTGGCCATACATGGCAGCCAGCAGATCCAGTCCAGCACGATACTGGACCATTTCGATGACAGGACACGGTCGGCGCCCACGCTCGACCAGCGCGTGAAGTGGATCGAGGCCCATTCTCCCGAGATTCTGGCGAGCGCAAGGGACCCCTTGAGGAATCCGTGGTGGCGGGCTGCGAAGAGCCCGTTCATGTTCCTCGCCTTCTGTTTTGCGTGGGCAGACTATCAGGAGAAAGGGCCGGATGTGCCGCTTCGATTGCCGGTTCATGTCGATGGAACCTGCAACGGTCTGCAGCACATCGCTGCCATCACCCGCGATGAGGAACTTGCCCGCGCAACGTGTGTGCTACCTCTGGACGATCCGCGTGACATCTACTCGGAGGTGGCAGCGGAAGTCCGTCGTCGGATCCTGTTACTTCCATCGCCTGCAATTCGGCGAAAAAACGGAAAGAGCCAGGGTGCGGCAACGGACGGCGCGCTCCAATTCGCAATCGACTTCTTCAGGACACGTCAAGAGCTCATAGACCGTAGCATGGCGAAAGAGGTCGTCATGATCATTCCTTACGGTGCAGGGCTGTCGAACTACCAAGGCGTTATCGGCAAGGCTCTCGTTAGAAGGCTCGCGAGGGAATCGTCGACAGACGAGCCGACACCCGAGGAAGCGTTCTTCGAGTCGATACCCGATCGAGACCAGTGGGCTCCCGTCGAGATGAAGTTCAAGAGCGATGCACATCGTCGCCGTGCCTGTCTTGCCTCATGGCTGACGAAGGTTTGCGCGCGGCACGTCGCCGAGCACTTTTCCGAAGTTCTCGATGTGAAATTTCCTGCGATTCACAACTTCAAGAGAAGGCTTTCGACCAGCATCGAGCCCGTCCTGCGCCAGGGAATTCCCGTGATGTGGGTGGCACCGAGCGGACTACCAGTCCTGCAGGACGCGTTCAAGCTGACGAGGCATGACTTTGATGTGAAGGTGCTCGACCATCGTCTCAGATATGTGCTGAGACACTTGAAGGACGATATCTCGAAGCATGGTCAACGCACGGGAATCCTGCCCAATTTCATTCACAGCGTAGACGCCTCGCACCTGGTCAGGACAGTCAATCTCGCCCGAAGCAGGGGGGTGACGTCAGTCAGCTGCATTCACGACTCATTCGGAACGCACGCATGCGACATGGCTGTCTTGAGCCAGTGTATCCGGGATGCCTTTGTCGACACCCACCCTCCAGGCATCGATCGGCTCGCAGCGTTCGAGGTGTGGTGCGACAACCTGGCGGCTGCAGCGGCCCATTCAGATGGGGAGCAAAGGACGAACGGGTCATCGACGCTCGCGGGGAAGCTGCTCGACCTGGCACAGAAGTGGGGATCGGGTGCGCACGAAGGGACTTTCGCAAAACGGGGGTCGGAAAGCCCGGTTGGTTTCAAGGACGACTGGATCGAACGGGTCAGGGACTCCGAATATTTCTTTACGTGA